The following coding sequences lie in one Arthrobacter sp. SLBN-122 genomic window:
- a CDS encoding aldo/keto reductase has protein sequence MQYRTLGNSGTIVTSYALGTMTFGAEATEETSHAILDSYFEAGGNFIDTADVYSAGVSEEIIGRWLANRPEMRDKAVIATKGRFPMGTSPNDVGTSRRRLTRALDNSLRRLGVEQIDLYQMHAWDPITPLEETLRFLDDAVTRGKIAYYGFSNFLGWQLTKAVHVARNQGWNLPVSLQPQYSLLVRDIEFEIVPAALDAGIGLLPWSPLGGGWLSGKYKRDQHPSGATRLGENPERGMEAWKARNENPRTWAVIDAVQDIADAHGVSPSQVALAWLADRPAVTSVILGARTMEQLADNLAAADLELTADESARLTQASQPETGVYPYGPMALEQRSRKMEGGR, from the coding sequence ATGCAGTACCGAACACTGGGAAACAGCGGCACCATCGTCACCAGCTATGCGCTGGGCACCATGACGTTCGGCGCGGAGGCGACGGAGGAAACGTCCCATGCCATTCTCGACAGCTACTTCGAAGCCGGCGGCAACTTCATTGACACCGCCGATGTCTACAGTGCTGGAGTCTCGGAAGAAATCATCGGCCGCTGGCTGGCCAATCGGCCCGAGATGAGGGATAAAGCGGTGATCGCCACTAAGGGACGCTTTCCCATGGGAACTTCACCGAACGACGTCGGAACGTCCCGGCGGCGCCTGACGCGCGCCCTGGACAATTCCCTCCGCCGCCTGGGCGTGGAACAGATCGACCTGTACCAGATGCATGCATGGGACCCGATCACCCCGCTGGAGGAGACCCTCCGCTTCCTGGACGACGCAGTGACCCGCGGCAAGATCGCCTACTACGGCTTCTCGAACTTCCTGGGCTGGCAGCTCACCAAGGCGGTGCATGTGGCACGCAACCAGGGGTGGAACCTGCCCGTCAGCCTGCAGCCCCAGTACAGCCTGCTGGTCCGGGACATCGAATTCGAGATCGTCCCGGCGGCGCTTGACGCTGGAATCGGCCTGCTGCCGTGGTCGCCCCTGGGCGGCGGCTGGCTGTCCGGCAAGTACAAGCGCGACCAGCACCCTTCCGGCGCAACCCGCCTCGGCGAGAACCCCGAACGTGGCATGGAGGCTTGGAAGGCGCGCAACGAGAACCCGCGGACGTGGGCTGTCATTGACGCTGTCCAGGACATCGCGGACGCCCACGGCGTAAGCCCGTCCCAGGTGGCCCTGGCCTGGCTGGCGGACCGCCCCGCCGTGACGTCCGTGATCCTGGGGGCCCGGACCATGGAACAGCTGGCTGACAACCTGGCCGCCGCGGACCTGGAACTCACCGCTGACGAATCCGCCCGGCTCACCCAGGCCAGCCAGCCGGAGACGGGCGTCTATCCCTATGGCCCCATGGCCCTGGAACAGCGCAGCCGCAAAATGGAGGGCGGGCGGTAG
- a CDS encoding SDR family NAD(P)-dependent oxidoreductase: MRSPQAVLPHDVLSGRVAAVTGSSRGLGFAMARELGLHGAAVVLGARSDDAVAAAVERLRAEGIAASGRRCDTGDLADVEALRDEAISRGTLDIWINNAGTSGVYGPTASTPVDDFARVVRTNILGTFHGARVALPVFLAQGHGDLVNLYGQGDRGPVALQNAYASSKRWVRQFTETLWLETKGTGVRVHGMNPGLVETDLLGRVASQPGFEHRLGALQVVVALWGQSAGQAARPIVDLVTSDAAEFRFLTKRRLATHGLRNILGGRLGRTNRMPLQVTVVHPDPQP, from the coding sequence ATGCGTTCCCCCCAAGCGGTGCTTCCACACGACGTGCTTAGCGGCCGCGTGGCGGCGGTGACCGGCTCAAGCCGCGGCCTTGGGTTCGCCATGGCCCGGGAGCTGGGCTTGCACGGTGCGGCCGTAGTGCTGGGAGCAAGATCGGACGACGCCGTTGCTGCCGCCGTCGAACGTCTGCGTGCTGAGGGCATCGCGGCGTCCGGGAGGCGCTGCGACACCGGCGACCTCGCCGACGTGGAAGCACTCCGGGACGAGGCCATCAGCCGCGGGACGCTGGACATCTGGATCAACAACGCCGGCACGTCGGGGGTCTACGGGCCCACCGCGTCAACGCCCGTGGATGACTTCGCACGCGTGGTGCGGACCAACATCCTGGGCACATTCCACGGGGCCAGGGTGGCCCTGCCGGTGTTCCTGGCACAAGGCCACGGTGACCTGGTGAACCTCTATGGCCAGGGCGACCGGGGACCCGTGGCGCTGCAGAACGCGTATGCATCAAGCAAGCGGTGGGTCCGCCAGTTCACGGAGACACTGTGGCTGGAAACCAAAGGTACGGGCGTGCGGGTGCACGGCATGAATCCCGGCCTGGTGGAAACGGACCTCCTGGGGCGGGTGGCGTCCCAGCCGGGGTTCGAGCACCGCCTCGGGGCCCTGCAGGTGGTGGTGGCACTGTGGGGGCAGAGCGCCGGGCAGGCGGCACGGCCCATCGTGGATCTTGTGACATCCGACGCCGCGGAGTTCCGGTTCCTGACTAAACGACGGCTGGCGACCCACGGGTTACGGAACATACTGGGCGGACGCCTGGGCAGGACAAACAGGATGCCGCTGCAGGTCACCGTGGTGCATCCGGACCCGCAGCCCTGA
- a CDS encoding excinuclease ABC subunit UvrA: MLGLPAELAGQGEDGFVRVRGARENNLRNVSVDVPRDAIVAFTGVSGSGKSSLAFGTIYAEAQRRFFESVAPYARRLIQQGHNPKVEQITGLPPAVALQQRRGTATSRSTVGTVTTLSNSLRMLFSRAGSYPDGAAPLDSDAFSPNTAAGACPECHGLGTAHTVTEASLVPDTSLSIRDGAVAAWPGAWQGKNLRDILTHLGYDVDVPWRQLPREQRDWILFTEDQPVVEVTPQRDRVAKPYKGRFWSARSYVMHTLLDSKSPAMREKVLRFMETGPCPRCGGTGLRPEALAVTFAGQTIAGLNAVPMTELAEVIRPTTLLATAGTASRKQSSESNEVAVAITRDLLQRINVLLDLGLGYLALGRATPTLSPGEMQRLRIATQLRSGLFGVIYVLDEPSAGLHPADAEPLLAVLDQLKASGNSVFVVEHNMDVVRRADWLVDVGPRAGEDGGQVLYSGPVQGLDAVPGSVTRPFLFPRDSAAVRADGGSGTGAAREAAGWLELRGISRHNLRNLDAAFPLGVLTAVTGVSGSGKSTLVSKVLADVAGTSRGATDDSREPREEPGVGIDEDGGPGSVGHIAGLERIDRTVKVDQKPIGRTPRSNLATYTGLFDAVRKEFAATDAARSRGFGPGRFSFNVAGGRCETCQGEGFVAVELLFLPGSYGPCPECNGSRYKPETLEVTYQGRNIAEVLGMTVDAAAGFLAGVPAAARSLQTLQEVGLGYLRLGQPATELSGGEAQRIKLATELQRARRGHTLYLLDEPTTGLHPADVELLMAQLNRLVDAGNTVIVVEHAMDVVAGADWVMDLGPAGGDAGGKLVAAGSPAAVARSRSSRTAPYLATALRDRYAGAEG; encoded by the coding sequence ATGTTGGGCCTGCCCGCAGAGTTGGCCGGCCAGGGCGAAGACGGCTTCGTCCGGGTGCGCGGTGCCCGTGAGAACAACCTGCGCAACGTCAGCGTCGACGTGCCGCGGGACGCGATTGTGGCGTTCACCGGAGTCTCGGGCTCGGGCAAGTCGTCGCTGGCTTTTGGCACCATCTACGCCGAGGCGCAGCGCCGCTTTTTCGAATCGGTGGCGCCCTATGCCCGCCGGCTGATCCAGCAGGGCCACAACCCCAAGGTGGAGCAGATCACCGGGCTGCCGCCCGCCGTCGCACTCCAACAGCGGCGCGGCACCGCCACCTCAAGGTCCACCGTGGGGACCGTGACCACGCTCTCCAATTCGCTGCGCATGCTGTTCTCCCGCGCCGGCAGCTACCCGGACGGCGCTGCCCCACTGGATTCGGATGCCTTCTCCCCCAACACCGCGGCAGGCGCCTGCCCCGAATGCCACGGCCTGGGAACTGCCCACACGGTCACCGAAGCATCACTGGTCCCGGACACGTCCCTCAGCATCCGCGACGGCGCGGTCGCCGCCTGGCCCGGCGCCTGGCAAGGCAAGAACCTGCGCGACATCCTGACCCACCTGGGCTACGACGTGGACGTTCCCTGGCGGCAGTTGCCCCGCGAACAGCGGGACTGGATCCTTTTTACCGAGGACCAGCCCGTGGTGGAAGTGACGCCGCAGCGGGACCGCGTGGCCAAACCGTACAAGGGCCGGTTCTGGAGCGCCAGGAGCTACGTCATGCACACACTGCTTGACTCCAAAAGCCCTGCCATGCGGGAGAAGGTGCTGCGCTTCATGGAGACGGGACCGTGCCCGCGGTGCGGTGGCACCGGGCTTCGGCCCGAGGCCCTTGCGGTGACCTTCGCCGGGCAGACCATTGCCGGACTCAATGCCGTGCCCATGACAGAACTGGCGGAGGTCATCCGCCCCACAACCCTGCTGGCCACGGCAGGCACGGCGTCGCGGAAGCAGTCCTCTGAATCCAATGAAGTGGCCGTGGCGATTACCCGCGACCTGCTGCAGCGCATCAACGTCCTGCTTGACCTAGGCCTGGGCTACCTGGCGCTGGGCCGGGCCACGCCGACGCTCTCGCCGGGCGAAATGCAGCGCCTCCGGATTGCCACCCAGCTGCGGTCCGGGCTGTTCGGCGTGATCTACGTGCTGGACGAACCGTCAGCCGGCCTGCACCCCGCGGATGCCGAACCCCTCCTTGCGGTCCTGGACCAGCTGAAGGCATCAGGAAACTCCGTGTTCGTGGTGGAGCACAACATGGACGTGGTCCGCCGCGCCGACTGGCTGGTGGATGTGGGTCCCCGCGCCGGCGAGGACGGCGGGCAGGTGCTGTACAGCGGGCCCGTCCAGGGCCTCGACGCTGTGCCGGGGTCAGTGACACGGCCGTTCCTGTTCCCCCGGGATTCAGCAGCGGTCAGGGCCGACGGCGGGAGCGGCACGGGTGCGGCGCGGGAGGCCGCCGGGTGGCTGGAACTGCGCGGCATCAGCCGTCACAACCTGCGGAACCTGGACGCGGCCTTTCCGCTCGGCGTCCTGACGGCCGTCACGGGCGTATCAGGTTCCGGCAAGTCCACGCTGGTGAGCAAGGTCCTCGCGGATGTTGCCGGCACCTCCCGGGGGGCCACAGATGACAGCCGGGAGCCACGTGAAGAGCCGGGCGTTGGGATCGACGAAGACGGCGGCCCGGGCAGCGTGGGGCACATTGCCGGCCTGGAGCGGATCGACCGCACGGTCAAAGTGGACCAGAAGCCCATCGGGCGCACACCCCGCTCCAACCTGGCCACCTATACGGGGCTCTTCGATGCGGTCCGCAAGGAGTTCGCTGCCACCGATGCCGCCAGGAGTCGCGGGTTCGGCCCCGGACGCTTTTCCTTCAACGTGGCCGGCGGACGGTGTGAGACGTGCCAGGGCGAGGGCTTCGTGGCCGTGGAGCTGCTCTTCCTTCCCGGAAGCTACGGCCCCTGCCCGGAATGCAACGGATCGCGCTACAAGCCGGAAACCCTGGAGGTCACCTACCAGGGCAGGAACATTGCGGAGGTGCTGGGCATGACGGTCGATGCCGCAGCCGGTTTCCTGGCAGGGGTTCCCGCCGCGGCGCGTTCCCTGCAGACCCTCCAGGAAGTGGGCCTGGGCTACCTCCGTCTGGGCCAGCCGGCCACTGAGCTTTCCGGCGGTGAGGCGCAGCGGATCAAGCTGGCCACTGAACTGCAGCGGGCCCGGCGCGGCCACACGCTCTACCTGCTGGACGAGCCCACCACGGGACTCCACCCGGCCGACGTCGAACTCCTGATGGCCCAGCTCAACCGCCTGGTGGACGCCGGCAACACGGTGATCGTCGTGGAACACGCCATGGACGTGGTGGCCGGCGCGGACTGGGTGATGGATCTGGGGCCTGCCGGTGGCGACGCCGGCGGTAAGCTCGTCGCCGCCGGCAGCCCGGCCGCCGTCGCGCGTTCCCGCAGCAGCCGCACCGCCCCCTACCTGGCCACCGCCCTCCGCGACCGTTACGCCGGGGCGGAAGGGTAG
- a CDS encoding SGNH/GDSL hydrolase family protein, giving the protein MHHDVLLQSHPAHRHPGRAIAAGAVGLALAVTSGSTAQTQPPATAAPPVRVVVVGDSLSTGHGTSPQEAWPALMRKDPLGAGLEVVNAAENGSGYLSTGDLDGTFGTEVEDFVTPDTGIVVFFGSENDLGHAPSDIGDAALAAMDRAEALAPAAKIIVVGPPSYSAIPDPSLVDISDQLKAAALQAGGEFVDPIAEGWISDDFDDLIGPDGDHPTVLGQHYLLEHIGTHLEQAAPAAAAAQGHPDAQ; this is encoded by the coding sequence ATGCACCATGACGTGCTGCTGCAGTCGCATCCCGCCCACCGGCATCCTGGCCGGGCCATAGCCGCGGGTGCGGTCGGCCTGGCCCTGGCCGTGACGTCAGGGAGTACTGCCCAGACGCAGCCACCTGCCACGGCAGCGCCCCCGGTCCGCGTTGTGGTTGTGGGGGACTCCCTGAGCACGGGCCACGGCACGTCACCGCAGGAGGCGTGGCCGGCGTTGATGCGCAAAGACCCGCTGGGTGCCGGCCTGGAGGTGGTTAACGCCGCCGAGAACGGCAGCGGCTACCTCAGTACGGGTGACCTGGACGGTACTTTCGGCACCGAGGTTGAAGACTTCGTGACTCCGGATACCGGAATTGTTGTCTTTTTCGGGTCGGAGAATGACCTGGGCCATGCCCCCTCAGATATTGGTGATGCCGCCCTGGCGGCGATGGACCGCGCCGAAGCCCTGGCCCCGGCAGCGAAGATCATTGTGGTGGGGCCGCCGTCGTACTCTGCAATCCCGGATCCTTCGCTGGTGGACATCAGTGACCAGCTCAAGGCCGCTGCCCTGCAGGCGGGCGGAGAGTTCGTGGACCCCATCGCGGAGGGCTGGATCAGCGATGATTTTGACGATCTCATCGGCCCGGACGGGGACCATCCCACGGTGCTGGGACAGCACTACCTGCTGGAGCACATCGGCACCCACCTCGAACAGGCGGCCCCTGCGGCGGCCGCTGCGCAAGGACATCCGGACGCCCAGTAA
- a CDS encoding flotillin family protein, translated as MPDFAPFFPLIAIILGVLVAIVFIWVATKLMWKVAEPNEALIISGLTRGTLETRAGMDFKIVTGKGALVLPGLQTVRPLSLTLNETELKVSCVTSQGIQVIVEGVVIYKIGDAPPFIANAARRFLGQQPKMQSQVYNVFEGHLRSIIGSMTVEEIIRERDKLGSQVRSASGVEMEKLGLVVDSLQIKDLQDPTGYIQNIAKPHIAQVKMEARIAEATRNREAAEKEAEAAALIADAQSVSAIRQSVAQANAERARANAAQAGPLAEATARQQVVVQETEVAKLEADREEQKLQTSIRKPADAKAYAKRTDAEGQKAADISAAEALARRTELEAQANARRTELQAQANATAAAAAAGATKVTGEAEAAATRAKGDAAASAIKAKALAEADGIKARAEALGTNQDAVISQQLAENMPAIIAAAAEPFSHVGNMTVLNGGEGVNKMLGGILAQAGDYLPALASALRKGEDTKRPPKAPGA; from the coding sequence ATGCCGGACTTTGCACCGTTCTTCCCGCTGATTGCCATTATCTTGGGCGTGCTGGTTGCCATTGTTTTTATCTGGGTGGCAACAAAGCTCATGTGGAAGGTGGCAGAACCCAACGAGGCACTGATCATCTCCGGACTGACCAGGGGAACCCTGGAAACCAGGGCAGGAATGGACTTCAAGATTGTGACCGGCAAAGGCGCCCTGGTCCTCCCCGGCCTCCAGACCGTGCGGCCATTGTCACTCACACTGAATGAAACGGAACTTAAAGTTTCCTGCGTCACCTCCCAGGGCATCCAGGTCATTGTTGAAGGCGTCGTCATTTACAAGATCGGCGATGCTCCGCCCTTCATTGCCAACGCGGCGCGCCGATTCCTGGGCCAGCAGCCCAAAATGCAGAGCCAGGTATACAACGTCTTTGAAGGCCACCTTCGCTCCATTATCGGCAGCATGACCGTGGAGGAAATCATCCGGGAGCGGGACAAACTGGGCTCGCAGGTCCGCAGCGCCAGCGGCGTGGAAATGGAAAAGCTGGGCCTGGTGGTGGATTCGCTGCAGATCAAGGACCTGCAGGACCCCACCGGCTACATCCAGAACATCGCAAAGCCGCACATCGCCCAGGTGAAGATGGAGGCCCGGATAGCCGAGGCCACCCGCAACCGGGAAGCGGCGGAAAAGGAAGCGGAAGCCGCAGCCCTGATTGCGGACGCTCAGAGCGTTTCGGCGATCCGGCAGTCGGTGGCGCAGGCCAACGCGGAACGGGCCAGGGCAAACGCCGCCCAGGCCGGACCTCTGGCTGAGGCTACTGCACGGCAGCAGGTGGTGGTCCAGGAAACCGAAGTTGCCAAGCTTGAGGCGGACCGTGAGGAGCAAAAGCTGCAGACGAGCATCCGGAAGCCTGCTGACGCGAAAGCCTATGCCAAGCGCACCGACGCCGAAGGGCAGAAGGCGGCGGACATCAGCGCCGCCGAGGCTTTGGCGCGCCGCACCGAGCTTGAGGCCCAGGCGAACGCCCGGCGCACGGAACTGCAGGCCCAGGCGAATGCCACCGCCGCTGCCGCGGCAGCCGGAGCAACGAAGGTCACCGGTGAGGCCGAAGCCGCCGCAACCAGGGCCAAGGGTGACGCCGCGGCCTCCGCCATCAAGGCCAAGGCGCTGGCCGAAGCTGACGGCATCAAGGCCCGGGCCGAAGCGCTGGGCACCAACCAGGACGCGGTCATCTCCCAGCAGCTTGCCGAGAACATGCCTGCCATCATCGCCGCAGCAGCGGAGCCCTTCTCGCACGTGGGCAACATGACCGTCCTCAACGGCGGCGAGGGCGTCAACAAGATGCTGGGCGGCATCCTGGCGCAGGCCGGCGACTACCTGCCTGCCCTCGCGTCCGCGCTCCGAAAAGGCGAGGACACCAAGCGTCCGCCCAAGGCACCGGGTGCGTAG
- a CDS encoding SCO1664 family protein: MSGRELTLLNEGRVELLGRIMSGSNATFLVEVTCADDSAWAVYKPEAGERPLADFDTGLYRRECAAYLLSEALGWGIVPPTIVRTDAPLGVGSLQWFIEGDLQEHYFTLYADFPGTHTDLARIALFDYVANNTDRKSGHVLRGTDGRIWGIDHGLCFSAAFKLRTVIWDFAGDPIPENLLEDISPLATMVPAGVAALLDQAEVAALQRRVQRVLQDKALPVDPTGMRYPWPLV, encoded by the coding sequence GTGTCCGGGCGGGAGCTGACCCTCCTTAATGAGGGCCGCGTGGAGCTGCTGGGCCGGATCATGAGCGGCAGCAACGCCACGTTCCTGGTGGAAGTTACGTGCGCGGACGATTCCGCTTGGGCCGTCTACAAACCGGAAGCCGGGGAACGTCCGCTCGCGGATTTCGACACCGGCCTGTACCGCAGGGAGTGCGCGGCCTACCTGCTCAGCGAAGCACTGGGGTGGGGAATCGTACCGCCGACGATAGTCCGCACAGACGCGCCGCTTGGGGTGGGGTCGCTGCAATGGTTCATCGAGGGGGACCTCCAGGAGCATTACTTCACCCTTTACGCGGACTTCCCCGGGACCCACACCGATCTCGCCCGGATCGCCCTGTTCGACTACGTGGCGAACAATACGGACCGGAAGAGCGGGCATGTGCTGCGCGGCACCGACGGCCGTATCTGGGGCATCGACCACGGCCTGTGCTTTTCCGCCGCGTTCAAGTTGCGCACCGTGATCTGGGACTTCGCCGGTGACCCCATTCCAGAAAATCTGCTTGAGGACATCAGTCCACTGGCCACCATGGTGCCCGCCGGTGTGGCCGCACTGCTGGACCAGGCCGAAGTGGCAGCACTCCAGCGCCGCGTCCAGCGGGTGCTTCAGGACAAGGCACTTCCCGTTGACCCCACTGGCATGCGCTACCCCTGGCCCCTGGTCTGA
- a CDS encoding DUF1206 domain-containing protein, producing the protein MGNASQGANRAVSEAASASRSPAVRVLARAGFVFIGLVHILIGVIALQLDRGQGGEADQSGAIGTLASKPGGGILLWVGAVACAALALWMLSEAVFGARSETDSKKKLKKAASAVGKAVVFGVLAFTFAVFASGGSKNSSQSASDFTAKLMGAPAGVVLLIAVGLAIIGAGGYYAYRGITRKFMKDLQDPGNARTAVEWIGTIGYAAKGVVLAVVGVLIIVAAATADPSKSSGLDGGLKTLGAQPYGVFLLGAIAAGLICYGVYSMARARYGKF; encoded by the coding sequence ATGGGCAACGCGTCGCAGGGAGCGAACAGGGCAGTATCCGAGGCCGCGTCGGCGAGCCGCAGCCCCGCGGTCCGTGTTCTGGCCCGCGCCGGATTTGTCTTCATCGGCCTGGTCCACATCCTGATCGGCGTCATCGCATTGCAGCTGGACAGGGGCCAGGGCGGTGAAGCCGACCAGTCCGGAGCAATCGGAACCCTCGCCTCCAAACCTGGCGGCGGGATCCTGCTCTGGGTGGGAGCTGTTGCCTGCGCTGCGCTTGCCCTGTGGATGCTGAGCGAAGCCGTTTTTGGGGCCCGCTCCGAGACTGATTCCAAGAAGAAGCTGAAAAAGGCTGCCAGTGCCGTGGGCAAAGCTGTTGTCTTCGGTGTCCTGGCCTTCACCTTTGCCGTCTTTGCCTCCGGCGGCAGCAAGAACTCCAGCCAGTCCGCCAGCGATTTCACGGCAAAGCTCATGGGAGCGCCCGCAGGGGTGGTGCTTTTGATCGCGGTGGGGCTGGCGATCATCGGCGCCGGCGGCTATTACGCCTATCGCGGCATCACACGGAAATTCATGAAAGACCTGCAGGACCCCGGCAATGCCCGCACAGCCGTGGAGTGGATCGGAACCATTGGCTACGCCGCCAAGGGCGTGGTGCTCGCCGTCGTCGGGGTGCTGATTATCGTGGCCGCCGCAACCGCCGATCCGTCCAAGTCCTCCGGCCTGGATGGCGGGCTGAAGACCCTCGGCGCGCAGCCGTATGGAGTGTTCCTCCTGGGCGCCATTGCCGCAGGGCTTATTTGTTACGGCGTGTATTCCATGGCCCGTGCACGCTACGGAAAGTTTTAG
- a CDS encoding sigma 54-interacting transcriptional regulator yields the protein MSERPDIFTVGELRAAGYVHKDLRHEIRDNLLAALAAGRDPWPGLFGFSRTVIPQLERALIAGHDIVLLGERGQGKTRLLRTLAGLLDEWSPVIEGSELNEHPFEPITEQSRARVLTEGDRLRVAWRHRSERYVEKLATPDTSVADLVGDVDPMRVAEGRRLGDPETIHYGLIPRSNRGIIAINELPDLAERIQVAMLNVMEERDIQIRGYVLRLPLDVLVVASANPEDYTNRGRIITPLKDRFGAEIRTHYPIELEDEVSVILQEGRLVADVPPFILEILARYTRALRQSPAINQTSGVSARFAIAGAETVAAAALRRASLRGEDQAVARIIDLEPAVEVLTGKIEFESGEEGREQGVLDHLLRTATAEAVRAHFQGLDMGPLVAALDGHRTVTTGEQVTAQEFLGNLPSLNGSGLYDEIGRRLGATNDGQLAAAVELALEGLYLGRRISKESDDEETIYG from the coding sequence GTGAGTGAGCGCCCCGATATTTTTACCGTTGGTGAACTGCGTGCAGCAGGGTACGTCCACAAGGACCTGCGCCACGAAATCCGCGACAATCTCCTCGCCGCCCTGGCCGCGGGGCGGGACCCCTGGCCCGGATTGTTCGGCTTCAGCCGGACCGTGATCCCGCAGCTCGAACGGGCCCTCATCGCCGGGCACGACATCGTCCTGCTCGGTGAGCGGGGACAGGGGAAGACCCGCCTGCTGCGGACCCTGGCCGGGCTGCTGGATGAGTGGTCTCCGGTCATCGAGGGCTCTGAGCTGAACGAGCACCCCTTCGAGCCAATTACCGAACAGTCCCGTGCCCGGGTCCTGACCGAGGGCGACCGGCTGCGGGTTGCCTGGCGGCACCGGTCGGAGCGCTACGTGGAAAAGCTGGCCACGCCGGACACTTCGGTGGCCGACCTGGTGGGCGACGTGGATCCGATGAGGGTGGCCGAGGGTCGCCGCCTGGGGGATCCCGAGACCATCCACTACGGGCTCATTCCCCGCTCCAACCGCGGCATCATTGCCATCAATGAGCTCCCGGACCTTGCCGAGCGCATACAGGTGGCGATGCTCAACGTCATGGAGGAGCGGGATATCCAGATCCGTGGCTACGTGCTGCGGCTGCCGCTTGACGTGCTGGTTGTCGCGTCCGCAAACCCGGAGGACTACACCAACCGCGGCCGCATCATCACACCGCTGAAAGACCGCTTTGGTGCGGAGATCCGGACCCACTACCCCATTGAACTGGAGGACGAGGTCTCCGTCATCCTGCAGGAGGGCCGGCTGGTGGCGGACGTCCCGCCCTTCATCCTGGAGATCCTGGCCCGCTACACCCGCGCGCTGCGGCAGTCCCCGGCCATCAACCAGACTTCCGGCGTTTCCGCCCGGTTCGCGATCGCCGGCGCGGAGACGGTGGCCGCCGCGGCGCTGCGCCGGGCGAGCCTGCGGGGCGAGGACCAGGCGGTGGCCCGGATTATCGACCTCGAGCCGGCCGTGGAGGTCCTGACGGGCAAGATCGAGTTCGAATCGGGGGAGGAAGGACGCGAACAGGGCGTCCTCGACCATCTCCTGCGCACCGCCACCGCCGAAGCTGTCAGGGCGCACTTCCAGGGCCTGGACATGGGTCCGCTGGTGGCCGCCCTCGACGGGCACCGGACCGTCACCACCGGGGAACAGGTGACCGCGCAGGAGTTCCTCGGCAACCTCCCCTCCCTGAACGGCTCGGGCCTCTACGACGAAATCGGGCGGCGCCTGGGCGCCACAAATGACGGACAGCTCGCTGCCGCCGTCGAACTGGCACTCGAAGGCCTGTACCTCGGCCGGCGGATCTCCAAGGAATCCGACGACGAGGAAACCATTTACGGCTAG
- a CDS encoding MBL fold metallo-hydrolase, with protein MRQKTNGWDPAKRVSEQAPGVYSVEGPASNWIVVRDGPGFILIDSGYPGDRHHVLASLRYLGLEPADALALLLTHGHVDHTGSAAFFSESYGTPVLCAAGELAHVQGKEKHQVTLGQVLSRAWRPRVFRWMVHVIKAGALAARPATQATAWDAAALRALPGRPVAISVPGHTPGNTAILLPEAGAIAVGDSFVSGHPISRTSGPQMLHSMYHADPGAALAAVRNLAGVDASVVLPGHGPALRIPLDQAVAALGSQRRKAVQASGRTRRTGLEGQAKTFRSVHGPWNTRRNK; from the coding sequence GTGCGGCAGAAAACCAACGGGTGGGACCCGGCGAAACGCGTTTCCGAACAGGCACCCGGCGTCTATTCCGTTGAAGGGCCGGCCTCCAACTGGATAGTGGTCCGGGACGGGCCCGGATTCATCCTCATTGACAGCGGTTACCCGGGTGACCGCCACCATGTCCTTGCCTCGCTCCGTTACCTGGGCCTGGAACCCGCGGACGCCCTGGCCCTGCTGCTCACGCACGGCCATGTGGACCATACTGGCTCCGCGGCCTTCTTCTCCGAGTCCTACGGGACACCTGTCCTGTGCGCGGCCGGGGAGCTGGCGCACGTGCAGGGCAAGGAGAAGCACCAGGTGACCCTCGGCCAGGTCCTAAGCCGGGCGTGGCGGCCCCGGGTGTTCCGCTGGATGGTGCACGTCATCAAGGCCGGCGCATTGGCAGCCCGGCCCGCAACGCAGGCAACGGCGTGGGACGCTGCCGCACTCCGGGCCCTGCCGGGCCGGCCGGTGGCCATCTCCGTGCCCGGGCATACGCCCGGCAACACGGCAATCCTGCTTCCGGAAGCGGGAGCCATCGCGGTCGGCGATTCGTTTGTCAGCGGGCACCCCATCAGTCGGACGTCCGGTCCGCAGATGCTGCATTCGATGTATCACGCAGATCCGGGCGCGGCGCTCGCCGCCGTGCGAAACCTGGCCGGCGTCGACGCTTCGGTTGTCCTGCCGGGACATGGTCCGGCCCTGCGTATCCCGTTGGATCAAGCAGTAGCAGCTCTGGGGAGCCAGCGGCGGAAAGCTGTCCAGGCATCCGGGCGAACGCGCCGCACTGGATTAGAGGGGCAAGCTAAAACTTTCCGTAGCGTGCACGGGCCATGGAATACACGCCGTAACAAATAA